The proteins below come from a single Etheostoma spectabile isolate EspeVRDwgs_2016 chromosome 4, UIUC_Espe_1.0, whole genome shotgun sequence genomic window:
- the si:dkey-222f2.1 gene encoding keratin, type II cytoskeletal 8 — translation MSLSRTKRISSSNSVRSSSGSRRLSVFSPGQGGFSGISLSSSSLYAGANGPHHGLGSPLAALSVNKSLLAPLNLEIDPSLSMSRSHEKEQIKSLNNRFATFIDKVRFLEQQNKMLETKLELLQGQGVGRSNVEPLFEAYMAGLRRQMDLVNNDKTKLDGELRNMQSLVEDYKHKYEDEINKRNNLENDFVILKKDVDSAYLVKADLEDKVGALTDEINFLRNIYEEELRELQASIKDTAVVVQMDNSRSLNMEQIVAEVKAQYEEIAARSREDAEAWYKTKFDQMSVQASQYGDELRVVKGDVAEVNRLVSRLQSEIEAVKTQRGNLENQLAEAEERGELAVKEAKARTRDLEDALQRAKQDMARQLREYQDLMNLKLALDIEIATYRKLLEGEEDRIGHQSILNIQTISNYSTKSTNGYHSNSCSPAPKLLIKTTETRGHSHRHSPH, via the exons ATGAGTCTGAGTCGCACCAAGAGAATCAGCTCCAGCAACTCGGTCCGGAGCAGCAGCGGGTCCAGGAGGCTGAGCGTCTTCAGTCCGGGTCAGGGGGGTTTCAGTGGCATCTCCCTGAGCAGCAGCTCTCTCTACGCAGGGGCCAACGGGCCCCACCACGGCCTCGGGTCCCCGCTGGCCGCCCTGTCGGTCAACAAGAGCCTGCTGGCCCCCCTGAACCTGGAGATCGACCCTAGCCTGTCCATGAGCCGGTCCCACGAGAAGGAGCAGATCAAGAGCCTCAACAACCGCTTTGCAACCTTCATAGATAAG GTGCGCTTCCTGGAGCAGCAGAACAAGATGCTTGAGACCaagctggagctgctgcagggCCAGGGGGTGGGCCGGTCCAACGTGGAGCCCCTGTTCGAGGCCTACATGGCGGGGCTGAGGCGCCAAATGGACCTGGTCAACAACGACAAGACCAAACTGGACGGGGAGCTGAGGAACATGCAGAGCCTGGTGGAGGACTACAAACACAA ATACGAGGACGAGATTAACAAGAGAAACAACCTGGAGAACGACTTTGTAATCCTAAAGAAG GATGTGGACTCGGCCTACTTGGTGAAGGCCGATCTGGAGGATAAGGTGGGAGCTCTGACTGATGAAATCAACTTCCTGCGTAACATCTATGAGGAG GAGCTGCGGGAGCTGCAGGCCAGCATTAAGGACACGGCGGTGGTGGTGCAGATGGACAACAGCCGCAGCCTGAACATGGAGCAGATCGTAGCCGAGGTCAAAGCCCAGTACGAGGAGATCGCAGCCCGCAGCCGGGAGGATGCCGAGGCCTGGTACAAGACCAAA TTCGACCAGATGTCGGTGCAGGCGAGCCAGTACGGAGACGAGCTGCGCGTGGTGAAGGGCGACGTGGCCGAGGTCAACCGCCTGGTCAGCCGGCTGCAGAGCGAGATCGAGGCGGTCAAGACTCAG cgTGGCAATCTGGAGAACCAGCTGGCTGAAGCCGAGGAGCGTGGAGAGCTGGCTGTGAAAGAAGCCAAGGCCCGGACCAGAGACCTGGAGGACGCTCTGCAGAGGGCCAAACAAGACATGGCCAGACAGCTCCGAGAGTACCAG GACCTGATGAACTTGAAACTGGCCCTGGACATTGAGATCGCCACCTACAGGAAGCTGCtagagggagaggaggacag AATTGGACATCAGTCCATCCTCAACATCCAGACCATCTCCAACTACA gtaCTAAAAGTACTAATGGTTACCACAGCAACAGCTGCTCTCCTGCTCCAAAACTGCTGATAAAGACGACTGAGACCCGAGGTCACTCCCACAGACACAGCCCTCACTGA
- the dnase1l4.2 gene encoding deoxyribonuclease 1 like 4, tandem duplicate 2 isoform X1 — protein sequence MKIAAFNAKNLGTKKVSDKTVVTHITNIMSRYSVVVILEVMDKSGKAMEKLLRELNNNRSNRNSPYSMKASSQLGRDTYKERFVCFYREADMTLEACYQYEDNQVGDVDAFAREPFVLRFRCPSTEVTDLVLIPVHTKPEDSLKELDELHDVVDDIRKKWGTDNIMILGDFNADGRYLSKKKKDKIRISSAPYHWLIGEDVDTTSSNCNDNTYDRIVVYGQSMLDAIVPHSAKAFNFQTAFKLTDEEALSISDHYPVEVELKTRQKQKAPGQRKTAQKKGAEKKETKRPKTKSGPSSDTPAKRRRSNK from the exons ATGAAGATTGCAGCCTTCAATGCCAAAAACCTGGGAACGAAAAAGGTCTCAGACAAGACGGTCGTTACACACATTACCAAT ATCATGTCTCGGTACAGTGTGGTGGTGATACTGGAGGTGATGGATAAGAGCGGTAAAGCCATGGAGAAGTTACTGAGAGAACTCAACAACAACCG CTCCAACAGGAACAGTCCTTACTCCATGAAGGCCAGCAGCCAGCTGGGACGAGACACCTACAAGGAGCGCTTTGTTTGTTTCTACAG AGAGGCTGATATGACACTGGAAGCTTGTTACCAGTATGAAGATAATCAAGTTGGAGATGTGGACGCCTTCGCCCGGGAACCCTTCGTCCTGCGCTTCAGGTGTCCATCTACAG AGGTGACAGACCTGGTCCTGATCCCAGTCCACACCAAACCAGAGGACTCGCTGAAGGAGCTGGACGAGCTGCATGATGTGGTCGATGATATCCGGAAGAAGTGGGGAACTGAT AACATTATGATTTTGGGGGACTTTAATGCAGATGGGCGTTATCTCTCTAAGAAGAAGAAGGATAAGATCCGGATCTCCTCGGCTCCCTATCATTGGCTGATAGGCGAGGATGTCGACACGACCTCTAGTAACTGTAATGACAACACCTACGACAG GATTGTGGTGTACGGCCAGAGCATGCTGGACGCCATCGTCCCCCACTCGGCCAAGGCCTTCAACTTCCAGACAGCGTTCAAGCTGACGGATGAAGAA GCTCTGAGTATCAGCGACCACTACCCCGTGGAGGTGGAGCTGAAGACCCGTCAGAAACAGAAAGCACCGGGACAAAGGAAGACGGCTCAGAAGAAAG GAGCAGAGAAGAAGGAGACTAAGAGACCAAAAACGAAGAGTGGACCGTCCTCAGACACACCAGCCAAGAGAAGACGTTCCAACAAATGA
- the dnase1l4.2 gene encoding deoxyribonuclease 1 like 4, tandem duplicate 2 isoform X2, giving the protein MKIAAFNAKNLGTKKVSDKTVVTHITNIMSRYSVVVILEVMDKSGKAMEKLLRELNNSNRNSPYSMKASSQLGRDTYKERFVCFYREADMTLEACYQYEDNQVGDVDAFAREPFVLRFRCPSTEVTDLVLIPVHTKPEDSLKELDELHDVVDDIRKKWGTDNIMILGDFNADGRYLSKKKKDKIRISSAPYHWLIGEDVDTTSSNCNDNTYDRIVVYGQSMLDAIVPHSAKAFNFQTAFKLTDEEALSISDHYPVEVELKTRQKQKAPGQRKTAQKKGAEKKETKRPKTKSGPSSDTPAKRRRSNK; this is encoded by the exons ATGAAGATTGCAGCCTTCAATGCCAAAAACCTGGGAACGAAAAAGGTCTCAGACAAGACGGTCGTTACACACATTACCAAT ATCATGTCTCGGTACAGTGTGGTGGTGATACTGGAGGTGATGGATAAGAGCGGTAAAGCCATGGAGAAGTTACTGAGAGAACTCAACAA CTCCAACAGGAACAGTCCTTACTCCATGAAGGCCAGCAGCCAGCTGGGACGAGACACCTACAAGGAGCGCTTTGTTTGTTTCTACAG AGAGGCTGATATGACACTGGAAGCTTGTTACCAGTATGAAGATAATCAAGTTGGAGATGTGGACGCCTTCGCCCGGGAACCCTTCGTCCTGCGCTTCAGGTGTCCATCTACAG AGGTGACAGACCTGGTCCTGATCCCAGTCCACACCAAACCAGAGGACTCGCTGAAGGAGCTGGACGAGCTGCATGATGTGGTCGATGATATCCGGAAGAAGTGGGGAACTGAT AACATTATGATTTTGGGGGACTTTAATGCAGATGGGCGTTATCTCTCTAAGAAGAAGAAGGATAAGATCCGGATCTCCTCGGCTCCCTATCATTGGCTGATAGGCGAGGATGTCGACACGACCTCTAGTAACTGTAATGACAACACCTACGACAG GATTGTGGTGTACGGCCAGAGCATGCTGGACGCCATCGTCCCCCACTCGGCCAAGGCCTTCAACTTCCAGACAGCGTTCAAGCTGACGGATGAAGAA GCTCTGAGTATCAGCGACCACTACCCCGTGGAGGTGGAGCTGAAGACCCGTCAGAAACAGAAAGCACCGGGACAAAGGAAGACGGCTCAGAAGAAAG GAGCAGAGAAGAAGGAGACTAAGAGACCAAAAACGAAGAGTGGACCGTCCTCAGACACACCAGCCAAGAGAAGACGTTCCAACAAATGA
- the sec13 gene encoding protein SEC13 homolog has product MVSVINTVDTSHEDMIHDAQMDYYGTRLATCSSDRTVKIFDVKNGGQILVADLRGHEGPVWQIAWAHPMFGNILASCSYDRKVIIWKEENGAWDKMYEYCGHESSVNSVCWGPYDFGLILACGSSDGAISLLTFTGDQQWDVKKISNAHTIGCNAVSWAPAVVPGSLIDQPSGQKPNYVKRFVSGGCDNLVKLWKEEDGQWKEDQKLEAHSDWVRDVGWAPSIGLPTSTIASCSQDGRVFIWTCDDPAGNTWTAKLLHKFSDVVWHVSWSITGNILAVSGGDNKVTLWKESMDGQWACISDVSKGQGAVSSITDTQQNEQ; this is encoded by the exons ATG GTTTCCGTTATCAACACGGTGGACACCTCTCACGAGGACATGATC CACGATGCCCAGATGGACTACTACGGTACCCGACTCGCTACCTGCTCCTCCGATCGCACCGTAAAGATCTTCGATGTCAAAAATGGAGGGCAGATCTTAGTAGCAGACCTCCGAGG CCACGAGGGTCCCGTGTGGCAGATAGCGTGGGCTCACCCGATGTTCGGCAACATTCTGGCTTCCTGTTCCTACGACCGTAAAGTCATCATCTGGAAGGAGGAGAACGGAGCCTGGGACAAGATGTATGAATACTGCGGACACGAGTCATCAG TGAACTCGGTCTGCTGGGGTCCCTATGACTTTGGTCTGATCCTGGCCTGCGGCAGCTCAGACGGGGCCATTTCCCTTCTCACATTTACCGGGGATCAGCAGTGGGACGTCAAGAAGATCAGCAACGCACACACT ATCGGCTGTAACGCAGTGAGTTGGGCTCCTGCTGTAGTTCCCGGCAGCCTGATAGACCAGCCGTCAGGTCAGAAACCAAACTACGTCAAACGCTTTGTCTCCGGAGGCTGCGACAACCTGGTCAAACTCTGGAA AGAGGAGGACGGTCAGTGGAAGGAGGACCAGAAGCTGGAGGCTCACAGTGATTGGGTGAGAGACGTCGGCTGGGCTCCTTCTATTGGCCTTCCCACCAGCACCATCGCCAGCTGCTCCCAG GACGGACGCGTGTTCATCTGGACGTGTGACGACCCAGCAGGCAACACCTGGACGGCCAAACTGCTCCATAAGTTCAGTGATGTAGTTTGGCACGTCAGCTGGTCCATCACTGGGAACATCCTGGCTGTTTCAGGAGGAGACAACAAG GTGACGCTGTGGAAGGAGTCAATGGACGGTCAATGGGCGTGTATCAGTGATGTCAGCAAGGGCCAGGGCGCCGTCTCCTccatcacagacacacagcagaatgagcagtga